gctaaaatagacataaaatgataaattaattcttaatgttttaaattaacttgacgtcttatatgagctcatttaaaaaaaaattcacaagtattttttataataatttacttttaatagaatagaacaaaaaaaatattataaatcacaataattaaaaatttaacttattttaaaaatataattgactataaatgtaataaaaatttgaacaaagaaaataacatatattatttaaaaattaaataaaaaatattattaataattaataaattaaaatatttaaaattatattaaaaatataattaattatttaaatttccACGAGCCCCTCGATATTCAGTATATGAAACATAGATATATATCTGACCGTTTCAGCTAATTTATTTTGTCGTTTAAGAATAATAATACGACTAGTATTCCTTTCGCCCTCTCCTCTAAACCCCCTAGGCGTGTATAAATAGATTTGTTCGCCTCTTACATAACCCCAGTTCCATATCAAAATTTGTAATCAAAAGCAATTTTATGCAGTAGATGATGAGCAATATCCCTAAATCTCTAACAGATTCTTCCTTTACCCTCTTCAAACTTGCCATCTCGGCTTCTGATCCTTGgcctttctctcttgttttcttATAGCTACTAACCTCTTTAATTTCTCTCGTGGTCCGTCCCTTTTCGGGACACCACACATCGCAGGAGTTTTTAGCACACCAGGCTGTTTTTTTGTAGTATTGATTCTTGATTTATAAGGAGATATGGGTCATAACCATCATCTGAAtttccattttcattttcatcatcatggCCATGGCCATGGCCATGGGAAGAGGGAATTGAAGGATATCCCAAAAGGGTGTCTGGGAATAACTGTAGGACAAGGTGAAGAGCAGCAGAGGTTTGTGATACCAGTGATATACATCAATCATCCCCTGTTTATGCAGCTGTTGAAGGAAGCAGAGGAAGAATATGGTTTTGATCATAGTGGACCTATTAATATTCCTTGTCATATTGAAGAATTTCGACATGTTCAAGGGATTATTGACAAGGAAACTACTTCACACCACCACCATACTCACAACCCCTGCTGCTTTAAAGCCTGATTTTCCCCCCAAATTATTGTTAGAATACTATACTActttttgactcaaatttttatttgtacttggtttttctttgtgttttttcTGTTTCCCAAGATGTTCATAGACATATTTGTGGTGAAAGACGATGGcgaaaattgaataatattatagtattgaatttttgttgtttatgGTTTGAATCTTGATATGTTATTTATTCAtccgttttttttttttagccttttcatcttatttttaaaTAAGTGGTGTTATAGATAATCAAAAAGGTTGCTTtcaattttattcttctttaattAAAGAGAGTTTACATAACCTAAAAATTAATAAAGGGTTACATTTTTTCAaggtataaattaaaatttaagtgagtaaaaatattttttatttttttatgagtgAATAGTTTCTTAAAAATGTGTCCGAGTTAAAAACACCATTATGGCAGGAGTAACTCTCAAGAAAAGGGCGTTTGTTAGCTAGAATGGAAAGGAGAATGAGTATATTGGGGTGAAAATGAACTGCTTAGTTATCCTTATCAACTAATTAGCTTCTTTTCACATGAGAGCTGTCTAGGTAAAAGATAAGCAACAAGATCATACTTACTTCTTCAATCCCTCGTCTGTGTCTTTTGAAGGTTTTGGTGGACATAATTATTTCTACGGCAGTGTTTCTTTAAAACAGAAGGTGCTTAGATAGTCTTATGAGATCAAGTCACGATTGAGCTAGAAATGAATTTTAATTTGGCGAATGTTTCATTTAATTGTATAAAAGTATGTCAAACTGGTTGAGACGCATGTGAACCTGGTTGCCTTTTTTGGCTCCTTCAAATTTCTCAAAGTAGGCCTCCGTTTGTTCATACTTTTGGTTCTCTCGGTTCTGCACTTATGGGTTATTgaccattttattttttccaaaatcaGGGTAGGGAAGGGGGAATTAAACCCTCACCAACGAAGTTCCGGTTAGCTGTCAACCAACTGAGTTATTAAGATTCCTCTTTGAATCCACAACCTTTATTGATCATTATTTTATGTATGATTTGATTGTAActttttctatttgatttataAGTTCTCTCTAAATCATTTACTAATACTTGTATATAGATGACTTAAATTACACTACCTTAAAGTACGAAGTACGACGTTTCTCCTATTCTTGCATGAATATAGATGTTTTGAGCTTTAagctactttttttatttatttatttttggctctCCATCTCATCCAATACTTTTGGATTCCTTTTTAATGGAGATGACGACAGTGGTGGATTGAGAATTTAGATTCGTCACCATTACTAGATTTTTAAGATAAGTATAACTGGACAACTGTTATCTCTTGTTTGTTATTAAACTTTGTAGACATGGTTTCTCAAGGAATTTGCATCAATTCTTTGAAAAGAATAATCTTGAAAGGTACATTGAACACATTCcactatttctttttttgtgtgtgttggaGTTCAGCTATATGCCACTggctttaaaacttaaggaccaAGAGATTGGCGATCAAGGTACATCAAGTATATGTATGAACGAATAACAATCCAACTAATGCTTGTTGCGACTTTTCTAATGTCAAAGGGCTGGTAAGGACACATAATCATGTAGTAGCGCTGGTGTTATACGGATATGTATTTCATAATATGAAAACTAAGGATGGGTCCATGAGAAAATATTGAGGCAACAATCATTCTTGGTAGGGAAAAAAGCATAAATACGATGAACTTGTCAccacaatttattttagtaatttaactttataaataattatttatttcccTATATAACTTTCACGTAAATTATATTACCTTTTAGTGACTgatatgacaaaaaaataaaaataaaattaaagtacgtatttgttaaaaaaaatcttgatgaaatattttaataattttttaattattatatataataaaataaaaataataaataaaaacaccCCCTATTCccttttcatcttcttcaagaacCCCCACTCCCTTCCATCTACTTCAAGACTAACCCTCTTCCATCTTCCTCGATATTCCTCACCCCCTCCCCTCCCTGCCCTCCCAtccttttctaatttttgtaaaaaaaattggaACAAATGAGGTATGTTGTGcaatgaaaatggttaagtaaagaaatttttaggattaaaatgataaaatttagtAAAAGTGTAGCCTACTTAAACAACTTCAAATGACTTTCTTGATGGGAGAATATACAACAGCTCTTCAAATCTATGAGTTCACCTTGTTGAGATTTTTGTACGAATTCATGACTAAAAAGAAATTAGGCAG
The Capsicum annuum cultivar UCD-10X-F1 chromosome 6, UCD10Xv1.1, whole genome shotgun sequence DNA segment above includes these coding regions:
- the LOC107874961 gene encoding auxin-responsive protein SAUR32; this encodes MGHNHHLNFHFHFHHHGHGHGHGKRELKDIPKGCLGITVGQGEEQQRFVIPVIYINHPLFMQLLKEAEEEYGFDHSGPINIPCHIEEFRHVQGIIDKETTSHHHHTHNPCCFKA